The sequence below is a genomic window from Ananas comosus cultivar F153 unplaced genomic scaffold, ASM154086v1, whole genome shotgun sequence.
ACTCGTAATTTATTCGGGGTATCGATTTTTTTTCATGTATATCCCGTTGCATGCATATCACTCGATCGCGTAACTTCGAGCCCTAATCCTCAAAATAGTCTATATTTGCAAAGATGATGCCCCTTCTCTCGACTTTTTGTAGTGTAAAATCAGAATATTAACAATACAAACAAATACCCTTTAAATATTGGGATCTTTCCTCAAGTTCATCGATAACGCGAGTTATAGTTAGCCGGAATTTAGCATCATCCAAGCAAATGACAACATAAATACATGAACATACGTCAATTGTCACCGTAACTGACTGAAATTCTGAACGCAGAGGCAAGAATGAAGATAATACGGGAACTCTGATgggcgagggcggcggcaaCATTGAAGgcaaagagagagatgaggaggCTCCGCAGGATCGTTTGGCTGAGATCTCGAATTCTTGCGGGAATTCAAGCAGTAGAGACGGTAAAAACCCTCCTCACACTGAAACAAACTGATAGATCGAGTAGTAGTGCTTAAAAGGGCTAGTGAGAGAAACAATTATCCTCTTTGTGTAGAAGGGAAGGGCCATTACTACTCTCTCGTCAGCGAGGAGAGATGACGGAAGCCAGTGTGAGGAGAGATTCCGGCGGAATCATTTCGTAGATCAGCAGGTGGTTTCGACAGATTGTTTCGACCCAGCTTAtactgcagcagcagcagaagcagaatcAGAAGCACATTCTCAGAAGCATATTCTTTTCGTTCTTTCGTGCTCTTCCGCGAAGCCCATCTGATTCCAAACTGTTCGTGAAAATTTCGCATTCCTTGGCTGAATGGGTCTTTGATCATGTAATGGTGATAGTCGACAATTGTGCGAAGTACTACTGCATTGCTTATAGTCAAAGCATTTACATGGCTTTCGCAGAAATGCTATTTTAGTGGGGCTGTTCAGAAAAGCACTCTTAGAAGCTTAATTTAGATTTCTGTCACAGCAAAAGATCGAGACTTAGTTGTGTTGTTTGTTTACCAGCATTGCAGTAAATTCAattctctttaaatatttttccttttgtttgttGGGTCTTTTTGTAAGCTTTTTATGATCTGTTTTTCTACAGTGTAATTGGCTTTTGTGCTTTAAAATCCACTCGTCATTGTGATTtacatttacaaaataaaattgtattgaGTAACAAAAATAATGGAAATTTTAGCAATAGAACTTggctcaaaaaataaattacaaaaaaaattcaaattacttACTCTTtgtatttctcttttttctttttatgtacAAAAGAATCAAATACAATATCAACATTATTAATACATAATGGATCAATGTTTTTTCTAATTCTACCTCTatcaatttacattttttttccctcctttctTAATccagcaaaaaatatatatatataaataaataaataaataaataaataaaataatcattaagTTAAAACACGGAAAAATCATCAGTTTTAGGAGAGTCTCTCACTTGCTCTTCACAGCtgttcttctccaccttctcacCCTTTCCTTTTGCCGCGTCGCCGCGTTCGAACACTTCCTCGACCACTTTCTCGACGTCGATCGCGTCGCAATCCTCATTCTCCCGTTCCGCCCCCGGTGGAGGGATAAACGGCGGCCTGGCGACCGTCAGCACGGATTCCCAATCCACCCCTCGGAAGAACGCGTGCTGCTTCACCCCCTCGCACGCGATCCGCTTCGCCGGGTCCTTCTCGAGCAGCCTCGCGATCAGATCCCGCAACGGCGTTCTCTCCCCCACCAGATCCGGATCCTTCGCCACGATACGGTAAAGAGTCTCCTTCCGGTTTTGCCCCCGAAAGGGCGTGCGCCCGTATAGCATCTCATAGAGAACCACCCCGAGGCCCCACCTGCAGCAGAACATATTAAAACActattctctaacagcttaaatttttaaagaacaACAACTGTTTTACATTACCAGTCAACTGCGAAGTCATGGCCGCCTCCGGCCACGACCTCAGGAGCCACGTAGTCCTCCGTCCCGACAAACGAGTTCGACTTTGACGACGACATCGCAGGCTTCGCCTCCAACGGTGGCGGACCGGCGGCAGTCTCCGGAGACACTTCGGGATCGCCCGAGAGGCAGAAGTGCGACGAAAGGCGCTTTTTCCtcaccttctttttcttcttaccTACGGAGGAGGCGACGGACACAGTCGGCGGTGGGGGTGGCGGTGGcaaaggcgaaggcgaaggagATCGGTTAGGGAGTTTGGCGGCGAGGTCGAAGTCGACGAGCATCAGGTGGCCGTCGTCCTGGATGAGGATGTTCTCCGACTTGAGATCGCGGTGCACAATCCCTAATCCGTGGAGATACTCCAACGCAAGCACAAGCTCCGCCGCGTAGAAGCTGAGAGGTGGTAAAACACTTTCAGTAAGGCTACGTTTGTTTCGAGaactaaattttcaaatattactTTTGTTATTCTCGATAATAGGAAATATTCTAGAATAATCTGAAATAAGTtctaaattatgtttggatATTGATTATTTGTTCCTAGAGAGGATATTCCTTATTATAGTATTTGGatatttatagtaaaataagatattaaattgataaaagttaaacaaattaacaattttgcccttgaatatagtaataaaataaaattcaatatataaGAACGAGatagaattaatatataataatataattttgaatatagcTGTGAAAATATGCttccaattttataatttaacaactaattaaaattaaatataaatatataattttaatatagaaGGGCAGATTATTTCACAAATTTAGTATGCTATAAACTATCTTAGAAAAAATAACTTAGTAGTATACAATTTGAGCATTCACTTGATTTActtgaatttaattaaaatgaattgTAAAGAAGATAAAGGGCAAAATAGGAAGCAAAAGGGACGGGGACTGGGCTTAACGGGTGTATTCCAAAATAACCCGTTAAGCCAGAAACAAAAGGAATACTCCATTTTGAGTAGTGTTTGTGTGGGAGAACTAgacttaacgggttattccagAATAATCCGTTAAGCCAAAAACAAGAGGAATATCCCATCTTGAGTCGTGTTTGTGTNGAGTAGTGTTTGTGTGGGAGAACTAgacttaacgggttattccagAATAATCCGTTAAGCCAAAAACAAGAGGAATATCCCATCTTGAGTCGTGTTTGTGTGGGAGAACTAggcttaacgggttattccaaAATAACCCGTTAAGCCAAAAACAAGAGGAATATTCCATTTTGAGTAGTGTTTGAGTGAGAGAACTAggcttaacgggttattccacAATAATCCGTTAAGTCAGGAACAAGAGGAATATCTCATTTTAAGTACTATTTGAGTGAGAGAATTAAGCTTAACGGGTTACTCCAGAATAACCCATTAAATCAGGAACAAGAGGAATATCCCATTTTGAGTATTGTTTGGGGGGATAAAGGGGATTATCCCTCCGATGACGGCGTATTATAATAAAAGTCTGTTTGACCctacttttatttttactttaaaaagtagccatttctaaaaaaaaaaaaaatctaatgttTCTTCTAAAGCAAGAATCAGAAACAAagttttgcaaataaaaataaaaaaaaaactttggttCCCCTcctttcaactttttaatttaagtccTAAATATTTATTAGTTGTTTTGATGAGAAATAAGCATTAccacaaaagtataataataataataaataataactaataataataataataataataataataatgtttgtgacctaaattttttttggtgaaaataaACAAGGAAAAGAACTTGATTGAAATAATTGATCTCTAATATTAACCCCTCCCAAAAAGAAATGCAAAATATGTGCATAGTCCTTGTACTTTCCAGATATCGCAATTTGGTCCTTATACTTTTCTCATTAAGGTTTTAGTCCTCACAAAGTGGCTGTTTC
It includes:
- the LOC109704744 gene encoding serine/threonine-protein kinase OXI1-like; amino-acid sequence: MADSPSPSPTPRHLDLGDLKALSVLGRGAKGVVFLVRLAGGGEEEPLLALKAMSRASLERRSLSGDGGGGGAYRRVRVERDVLGALRHPLLPALRGVVSTEKVVGFAMERWCCGGDLGALRRRQADGMFSDEVIRFYAAELVLALEYLHGLGIVHRDLKSENILIQDDGHLMLVDFDLAAKLPNRSPSPSPLPPPPPPPTVSVASSVGKKKKKVRKKRLSSHFCLSGDPEVSPETAAGPPPLEAKPAMSSSKSNSFVGTEDYVAPEVVAGGGHDFAVDWWGLGVVLYEMLYGRTPFRGQNRKETLYRIVAKDPDLVGERTPLRDLIARLLEKDPAKRIACEGVKQHAFFRGVDWESVLTVARPPFIPPPGAERENEDCDAIDVEKVVEEVFERGDAAKGKGEKVEKNSCEEQVRDSPKTDDFSVF